CGGTTGGTCAGATACACGTAGCTGGCGCTGAAGCTGCTGGCCCTGCTGCTGCAGGTGGTGGTGCTAAGTCGGGTGAAGATGTTTATAACTCTGCCTGTGTAGCGTGTCATAGTTCTGGCGTACTTGGTGCACCTAAAGTTCACGTAGCCGCTGATTGGCAGCCGCGCTTAGACGAAAAAGGCCTAGACGGCGTATGGCAAAATGCCCTTAACGGTATTAACGCTATGCCTCCTCGTGGTACGTGTGCTTCGTGCTCTGATGATGAAATTAAAGCCGCAATTGAGTACATGATAGAAGGTATCTAACCTTCTATCTTTACGTACAATGTGTTGGAAAAAGTAGCGTTTTTGATGTAGATCGGGTAATTTAACCGCATCTAAGAATAAGCTATTTTTACTTGCCGGCGAACGGAATGTCATCAGATTCAACGCAGTATGAGTTGACAGAAGAAGAACTGCGGGAAATTATCCCGCAGCTTCAACAACTCACTAATAAATATAAGCGTGCTGAACGAGTTCAGAAAGCGCTATTCGACATTTCCGAGCTAGCAAGTTCTGTTAGTCACCTAAACCGCCTTTACACCGCTATTCATGAAATCATTGCCGACTTCATGAACGCAGATAACTTCTTTGTTGCCTTCTACGAACAAGACAGCCAAATTGTCGACTTCGCCTATTTCGTTGATGAATTTGACGAACAAACCGTTAAACAGTTACCCGCCGATTCGTTAATGGACGGCATGACGGGCTTTATATTGCGCACCGGTCAGCACTTATTTTATAAACGTGCTCAAGAAGAAATATTTGCAGAAGATCACGGCATCAAATTAGTTGGTTCGCAGCCTTTTGAGTTACTTGGGGTTCCACTTAAACGTGGCAGCCAAGTAATTGGTGCTATGGTGGTTCAAACCTACGATGAGGGTGTGCATTACACCCAAGAAGACTTAGAGGTA
The nucleotide sequence above comes from Alteromonas naphthalenivorans. Encoded proteins:
- a CDS encoding c-type cytochrome; its protein translation is MKLKTWFIVAATALTVFAAQAQEMSNDDIANRIKPVGQIHVAGAEAAGPAAAGGGAKSGEDVYNSACVACHSSGVLGAPKVHVAADWQPRLDEKGLDGVWQNALNGINAMPPRGTCASCSDDEIKAAIEYMIEGI